A window of Gossypium hirsutum isolate 1008001.06 chromosome D13, Gossypium_hirsutum_v2.1, whole genome shotgun sequence genomic DNA:
GTGAAGCTGGAATTACAGTCAAGGGAATTCCAAACAATGTCACAATCTAATGATTTAAATGCAACCAATTAGGTGTTTGATACTTGTGACAGCTATCTATATACTAGTTTGTATTGCACGTGAATTTATCAAATCATTATACCGTAAATTGTCATGTGAAACAGAGGATCTACTACCACAAAAGATGCAACCTGCCTGCAACAATATGCCATGCATAGAGCTTTGAAGagattaagaaatgaattcaaaaACACCCCAAAATACTCGGGAATAAAGCACCGACCTACATAAAAATGAAGCCTAGAACTTGGAGAAGTTGAAAGTGGATATACATAGACATGATATCTATCGAATGAACTCAAAACATTAATTGTAATAACATCCATACTTGATCAAAACCATTAAGTAACAAGCTTAGCATCAAATCCTTAAACTTACAAGAAAACTCAACTCATCTTGAAGcacaaagacaaaaaaaaaaaaaaaaagattaaccATGTTCAGACCaatatcacaaagacaaacaaaAGAACCCATATTCAGAGCAATTATGTAGCAAATCAGTCACCCTTCTTCCTGAAAGAGCATCCCTCAGTGAGTCTAGCTCGACCTCCAGTCGGCTGGCAAAGGACAGTCTGACAGTTACCACATACCACCACAGTTTGAGAGTGGCTAAACACAGTTGTTCTGTCGAAAAACAAGAATGTAAATGTAATGAATTCCATCTATGTTAATGTACTCTCGTTCCAAAACATGTGCTCCATACATATTCGGACATAAGTACATAAATATGATacactaaatatataataaaaaaattataaacaattcTCATTTCCAATACTCAACAGACTAAATATTGTTACATGAATAAAGAAGATTCAAATTATACAAGGACTTACATGTTAAAGCAGCCTTGGCATTTGACATCCTTCGCAGAGAGTGAAAGAACAAAGTTAACCCCCCCGACATAACATATTTATATgaaaagataaagacatagatcaCAAAGAAAAAGGTTTTAACAAATTACCATGAAGAAAGAATTGGGGGACTGAACGAGACGCTTGAGCTTGTGCTTCTTCTTCTCAAGTTCTACTGGAGGATTCAACAAATCGATATCGTTTTGGAGAACCTAATAATTTCAAACATCCGCGAATCAGGTTCTAttataaaaacaacaaaacaatatAGTCGGAAGAAACTAAGCAAGAGCTTTAACAGACCATTTTCGCTTGGCTTGCTAGATGTTTCAAGTGCAACGTGTAAACCCTCGAAGCTTGCTAGGCGGCAGAGGTGAAGAAGGAGGCAACCAAGTGCCTATGTGatgatttatatgtatattgGTTGACCTAAGTCGGTTAAGACAGAAAACCCAGTAAAACCCCAAGGTTTAAAACATTAGCCCAAATTTTTCCAACACTAATTTCGGATTTATGTTTCAGCCCAGTCTTGTTCTAGCAATTGGGTTTCGGCCTTGGGGAACTCTGAGAGATGGATTGGATTCATCATCTTAATTatgatcatatttatttttttgtaaataattcttaattctttgttaattttgaaattaagaaattagacctattaaaaaataaagagtAGTTTAGTCTAGCAAT
This region includes:
- the LOC107888311 gene encoding 40S ribosomal protein S27-2, giving the protein MVLQNDIDLLNPPVELEKKKHKLKRLVQSPNSFFMDVKCQGCFNITTVFSHSQTVVVCGNCQTVLCQPTGGRARLTEGCSFRKKGD